A portion of the Candida dubliniensis CD36 chromosome R, complete sequence genome contains these proteins:
- a CDS encoding uncharacterized mitochondrial protein, putative (Similar to S. cerevisiae FMP42) yields MKSQLPPLTTRIIEITCAIVWCLLAAGPVFGFAAIKPIFISQHIYENKCDLSTTTTTTTSTTTSSNEAKCVEQDLSLNFLFTIACMVTNISALPVGSILDSYGPKITGIIGSILLMLGSLSLKFASNFDNNNYYHNYQLINFFDGYLIGYTLLALAGPFVFISCFQLANCFPQNSGLILALLTGAFDSSSALFLFYRLYYNNISSISINKFFSLYLIVPIFIFLCQIFIMPKDSYKTVGTLAKIAETGIDETGKPLNNNLLTLEDRERRNLDSAIIDVTEYYQPTISETTSLLIMRRASTSASTPTPTPTSAPTTSRRESTASRISYNSIKSHYEQEADSKLIYSSGGVFGILHGYSIIEQLNSGWFILMTLFTTIQMLRINYFVATIKSQELYLYNGNEELATIINHFFDLALPLGGLFSIPFIGLILDNLTTLTILYILTGLSLFIGIAGLISSWLPATYSGIIVLVIYRPFYYTAVSDFCAKVFGYDNFGTIYGTIIAFSGICNILQQVMDKATHKYFNMNPSPINTLLVILTAIFGFALIIYVKSKEAHIKRKNLEMEAQDASNRPVPV; encoded by the coding sequence ATGAAATCTCAACTTCCTCCattaacaacaagaatCATTGAAATTACTTGTGCCATTGTTTGGTGTTTATTAGCAGCAGGTCCAGTATTTGGGTTTGCAGCAATTAAACCAATATTTATATCTCAACATAtttatgaaaataaatgtgatttatcaacaacaacaacaacaacaacttcaacaacaacatcatctAATGAAGCTAAATGTGTTGAACAAGATTTatcattgaattttttatttactATTGCTTGTATGGTGACTAATATTTCCGCATTACCAGTAGGATCAATATTAGATTCTTATGGACCTAAAATTACTGGGATTATAGGatctattttattaatgttAGGGTCATTAAGTTTAAAATTTGCttcaaattttgataataataattattatcataattatcaattgattaatttttttgatggtTATTTAATTGGTTATACATTATTAGCACTTGCTGGACCATTTGTATTTATATCTTGTTTCCAATTAGCTAATTGTTTCCCACAAAATTCCGGTTTAATATTGGCATTATTAACTGGAGCATTTGATTCTTCATCagcattatttttattttatcgattatattataataatatttcatcaatttctattaataaatttttctcattatatttaattgttccaatatttatatttttatgtcaaatatttataatgCCTAAAGATTCTTATAAAACAGTGGGGACATTAGCAAAAATTGCTGAAACTGGTATTGATGAAACTGGTAAAcctttaaataataatttattaacttTAGAAGATCgtgaaagaagaaatctTGATTCAGCTATAATTGATGTTACAGAATATTATCAACCAACTATATCTGAAACTACTTCATTACTTATTATGAGAAGAGCATCGACATCGGCATCGACTCCAACTCCAACTCCAACTTCAGCTCCAACAACAAGTCGAAGAGAATCAACGGCACTGAGAATATcatataattcaattaaatctcATTATGAACAAGAAGCTGATtctaaattaatttattcatCGGGTGGAGTATTTGGAATTTTACATGgttattcaattattgaacaattaaattCTGGTTGGTTTATATTAATGACATTATTTACTACAATTCAAATGTtaagaattaattattttgttgCCACAATTAAATCACAAGAactttatttatataatggtaatgaagaattagccaccataataaatcattttttcGATTTAGCATTACCTTTAGGTggattattttcaattccttttattggattaatattagataatttaaCTACATTAactatattatatattttaacTGGActttcattatttattggaatTGCTGGTTTAATATCATCTTGGTTACCAGCAACTTATTCTGGTATTATAGTTCTTGTGATATATAGACCATTTTATTATACTGCAGTAAGTGATTTTTGTGCTAAAGTATTTGGTTATGATAATTTTGGTACTATTTATGGAACTATTATTGCTTTTTCTGGAATATGTAATATTTTACAACAAGTTATGGATAAAGCTACtcataaatattttaatatgAATCCAAGTCCAATTAATACTTTATTAGTTATATTAACTGcaatttttggttttgcattaataatatatgttaaatcaaaagaagCTCATATTAAAAGGAAAAATTTAGAAATGGAAGCTCAAGATGCTTCAAATAGGCCCGTACCagtataa
- a CDS encoding DNA-directed RNA polymerase subunit common to I, II, and III, putative (Similar to S. cerevisiae RPB8) has translation MSGILFEDMFIVDSTDPGRYNKVSRITGHSSTSKDITITLDINKELFPVQNHDSLTITLASSLGNESSMITSNGSWRPPKFDDKSLADDYDYVMYGTIYKFEENTDNDKMAVYISFGGLLMRLEGGYRSLSNLKQENAYILIRHYKDN, from the coding sequence ATGTCAGgaatattatttgaagaTATGTTTATTGTGGATTCAACTGATCCAGGAAGATATAATAAAGTATCGAGAATAACTGGTcattcatcaacatcaaaagatattaccattacattagatataaataaagaattatttcCTGTTCAAAATCATGATTCATTAACTATTACTTTAGCATCATCATTAGGTAATGAATCATCAATGATTACATCTAATGGTTCATGGAGACCACctaaatttgatgataaatcattagctgatgattatgattatgttATGTATGGtacaatttataaatttgaagaaaatactgataatgataaaatggCAGTTTATATTTCATTTGGAGGATTATTAATGAGATTAGAAGGTGGATATCGTTCATTATCTAatttaaaacaagaaaatgcTTATATTTTGATTCGTCATTATAAagataattaa
- a CDS encoding hypothetical protein (orthologue present in CGD, but no Fasta/Blast hit to any C. albicans gene;~spliced gene), whose translation MIDTDKSDPILKQIPLIKNPTFQPPRPITLSNNYNKLIPTLSTTVIPPKLNISDTEIDSWLNEIRSLRQQIINKQINSNSHSHSNHNNGQSDKYEKWIREQSNKIAPGFNYTVMQPQKPIRIQDRKLISKEEVEAEEAAEEVESDNDNDNEFGYDEMNELDRIFGKTKLN comes from the exons atgattGATACAGATAAAC tGGATCCaatattaaaacaaattccattaatcaaaaatcCTACATTTCAACCACCAAGACCAATTACTTTaagtaataattataataaattaattccaacattatcaacaacagtaaTCCCaccaaaattaaatatatcTGATACAGAAATTGATAGTTGGTTAAATGAAATACGATCACTTCGTcaacaaattataaataaacaaattaatagtaatagtcATAGTCATAGTAATCATAATAATGGACAAAGTgataaatatgaaaaatggATTCGAGAACAAAGTAATAAGATTGCTCCTGGATTTAATTATACAGTTATGCAACCACAGAAACCAATAAGAATTCAAGATAGGAAATTAATTtctaaagaagaagtagaGGCAGAAGAGGCAGCAGAGGAAGTGGAAagtgataatgataatgataatgaatttggttatgatgaaatgaatgaattagATAGAATATTTGGCAAAAcgaaattaaattga
- a CDS encoding alpha-1,3-mannosyltransferase, putative (Similar to S. cerevisiae MNT3) yields MKFHIKKYVIVTSILLSVLLLFKRQFLPFQSNPKPIDNNNVPISFDLIKQRNKFENPIYTKWKSSTNSLSLDPDLTIRCNDYFQQLNKENFQIDYNNNNDNNDNNNDDKKIDPFIYKRKKWLKERIRNLRKQYKFDKNKDKYDFELMAQMEFINVSKKQSNYEWNIYQHFSHSRIFGKCFATATTTATAITNDNDNSNSKLNSNSKLKQELCKSFVKKLYPWMSGNLPIFEKNGKKLEKLSIELDESNCIINQINKNSKGKGIIIPLIQNDNNNNNNSNDDNKSINDDQQIENIGRLIKVLRALNNTLPIEIIYMELTLNHKQKLNDIATKFDSQSNFIKQDITFVDISPTITITTTTTTTNTTISHSLMIALSSIFTSFQEFIILNQHIIPLIDLNEFFNNERYKLNGNYFFKSPSKLKNRIIKFNIGFHEITSFMKNQLTPNKYDHQYFNLNIGFDSSNNGNNNNDGNVVIDRFFNYQFNNLIDSSLIIFNKWKTLSGLLLSCNFEFLYYKDLFNIRFLPTTINNNNNENSLDYLWLGQYISGINDQIIFNYNYAIIAGILTPSQNLPKDLIESLEICSSSFGQLSDNNDISLLYITSHQLQNWLINQKKFLTLLKNKYEFKFKELINNIFDPSNQLIKTSMERINSTIFEKLKSQPLIIENIIRPPTLIEPINVLGYNEPNQAWVHQEEFDKIQNNNGHGHSYGHPYYCVYSSIGDPLKEGIRGLSINVEKKLQEKYKKLFEIWLQN; encoded by the coding sequence ATGAAATTCCATATTAAAAAGTATGTGATAGTAACATCAATACTACTAtcagttttattattattcaaacGACAATTTCTCCCATTTCAATCAAACCCCAAACCGAtcgacaacaacaatgtaccaatttcatttgatttaatcaaacaacgaaataaatttgaaaaccCAATATATACCAAATGGAAATCATCGAcaaattctttatctttagATCCTGATTTAACTATACGATGTAATGATTATTTccaacaattaaataaagaaaatttccaaattgattataataataataatgataataatgataataataatgatgataaaaaaattgatccatttatttataaacGGAAAAAATGGcttaaagaaagaattagaaATCTTCGGaaacaatataaatttgataaaaataaagataaatatgattttgaattgatgGCACAAATGGAATTTATAAATGTTAGTAAAAAACAATCTAATTATGAATGgaatatttatcaacattTTTCTCATTCAAGAATATTTGGTAAATGTTTTGCTACAGCTACAACTACAGCTACAGCCATaactaatgataatgataattcaaattcaaaattaaattcaaattcaaaattaaagCAAGAATTATGTAAATCATTTGTTAAGAAATTATATCCTTGGATGAGTGGTAATTTAccaatatttgaaaaaaatgggaaaaaattagaaaaattatcaattgaattagatgaatcaaattgtataattaatcaaataaataaaaatagtAAAGGAAAAGGAATTATTATACCTTTAATacaaaatgataataataataataataatagtaatgatgataataaatcaattaatgatgatcaacaaattgaaaatattggtCGATTAATTAAAGTTTTAAGAGCATTAAATAATACATTACCCATTGAAATCATTTATATGGAATTAACTTTAAAtcataaacaaaaattaaatgatatagctacaaaatttgattcacaatcaaattttattaaacaagATATAAcatttgttgatatttctccaacaataacaataaccaccaccactactaccaccaacACTACCATTTCTCATAGTTTAATGATTGCATTAAGTTCAATTTTTACATCAtttcaagaatttattattttaaatcaacatattattccattaattgatttaaatgaattttttaataatgaaagatataaattaaatgggaattatttttttaaatcaccaagtaaattaaaaaatcgtataattaaatttaatattggATTTCATGAAATTACTTCATTtatgaaaaatcaattaactcctaataaatatgatcatcaatatttcaatttaaatattgGATTTGATTCAAGTAATAAcggaaataataataatgatggaaatgttgttattgatagattttttaattatcaatttaataatttaattgattcatcattaataatatttaataaatggaAAACTCTTAGTGGATTATTACTTAGTTgtaattttgaatttttatattataaagatttatttaatattagATTTTTACCTACCaccatcaataataataataatgaaaattcaTTAGATTATTTATGGTTAGGACAATATATTTCTGGTATAAATGatcaaattatatttaattataattatgcCATTATAGCTGGAATTTTAACTCCTTCACAAAATTTACCtaaagatttaattgaatcattagAAATTTGTTCATCTTCATTTGGTCAATTAtctgataataatgatatttcattattatatattacaTCTCatcaattacaaaattggttaataaatcaaaaaaaatttttaacattattaaaaaataaatatgaatttaaatttaaagaattaattaataatatatttgatCCTTCAAATCAGTTAATTAAAACTTCAATGGaaagaattaattcaacaatttttgaaaaattaaaatcacAACCTTTAATTATAGAAAATATTATTCGTCCTCCAACTTTAATTGAACCAATTAATGTATTGGGTTATAATGAACCAAATCAAGCATGGGTTCatcaagaagaatttgataaaatccAAAACAATAATGGTCATGGTCATAGTTATGGTCATCCTTATTATTGTGTTTATAGTTCAATTGGTGATCCATTAAAAGAAGGAATTAGAGGATTATCTAttaatgttgaaaaaaaattacaagaaaaatataaaaaattatttgaaatttggttacaaaattaa
- a CDS encoding 40S ribosomal protein S3 (Similar to S. cerevisiae RPS3), producing MVNAILSKKKKLVADGVFYAELNEFFTRELAEQGYAGVEVRKTPSKLEVIVKASNTQGVLGEQGRRIHELTSLIVKRFKLSPEGIAIYAERVEERGLSAAVQAEALKAKLLSGLPIRRAAYGVLRFAMGAGAKGVEVVISGKLRAARAKSQKYADGFMIHSGQPTRDFIDIAIRHVLMRQGVLGIKVKIMKDPAANRFGPKALPDAVKIAEAKDEDEVIPAPTVKSYKQTTETTVEETEAPIETETEAEVEVTA from the coding sequence atggTTAATGCTATCTTATctaagaaaaagaaattagtCGCTGATGGTGTCTTTTATGctgaattaaatgaatttttcaCCAGAGAATTAGCTGAACAAGGTTATGCTGGTGTTGAAGTTAGAAAAACTCCATCTAAATTAGAAGTTATTGTTAAAGCTTCTAATACTCAAGGTGTTTTAGGTGAACAAGGTAGAAGAATTCATGAATTAACTTCATTAATTGttaaaagatttaaattatcaCCTGAAGGTATTGCTATTTATGCTGAAAGAGTTGAAGAAAGAGGTTTATCAGCTGCTGTTCAAGCTGAAGCTTTAAAAGCTAAATTATTAAGTGGATTACCAATTAGAAGAGCTGCTTATGGTGTTTTAAGATTTGCTATGGGAGCAGGAGCTAAAGGGGTTGAAGTTGTTATTTCTGGTAAATTAAGAGCTGCTAGAGCTAAATCTCAAAAATATGCTGATGGATTTATGATTCATTCTGGTCAACCAACTAGAgattttattgatattgctATTAGACATGTTTTAATGAGACAAGGTGTTTTAGGTATTAAAGTTAAAATTATGAAAGATCCAGCTGCTAATAGATTTGGTCCAAAAGCTTTACCAGATGCAGTTAAAATTGCTGAAGctaaagatgaagatgaagttATTCCAGCTCCAACTGTTAAATCTTATAAACAAACTACTGAAACAACTGTTGAAGAAACTGAAGCTCCAATTGAAACTGAAACTGAAGCTGAAGTTGAAGTTACTGCTTAA